The following proteins come from a genomic window of Diceros bicornis minor isolate mBicDic1 chromosome 36, mDicBic1.mat.cur, whole genome shotgun sequence:
- the ATP5F1C gene encoding ATP synthase subunit gamma, mitochondrial isoform X1, whose protein sequence is MFSRAGVAGLSAWAVQPQWYGSLRIQVRNMATLKDITRRLKSIKNIQKITKSMKMVAAAKYARAERELKPARVYGIGSLALYEKADIKAPEDKKKHLLIGVSSDRGLCGAIHSSVAKQMKSEVATLTAAGKEVMIVGVGDKIRGILQRTHSDQFLVTFKEVGRKPPTFGDASVIALELLNSGYEFDEGSIIFNRFKSVISYKTEEKPIFSLDTVASAESMSIYDDIDADVLKNYQEYSLANIIYYSLKESTTSEQSARMTAMDNASKNASEMIDKLTLTFNRTRQAVITKELIEIISGAAALN, encoded by the exons ATGTTCTCTCGGGCGGGCGTCGCTGGCCTCTCGGCCTGGGCCGTGCAGCCGCAATGGTATGGCAGCTTGCG GATCCAAGTTCGAAATATGGCAACTTTGAAAGATA TTACCAGGCGACTAAAGTCGatcaaaaacatccagaaaattACCAAGTCTATGAAAATGGTAGCAGCAGCCAAATATGCCCGAGCTGAGAGGGAGCTGAAACCAGCCCGTGTGTACGGAATAGGGTCTCTGG ctctGTATGAAAAAGCTGATATTAAGGCgcctgaagacaagaaaaaacacCTCCTTATTGGTGTGTCCTCAGATCGAGGGCTGTGTGGTGCTATTCATTCCTCGGTTGCTAAGCAGATGAAGAGTGAGGTAGCCACGCTCACAGCAGCCGGGAAGGAAGTTATGATTGTTGGAGTTGGTGATAAAATCAGGGGTATACTTCAAAG GACTCACTCTGACCAGTTTCTGGTGACATTCAAAGAAGTGGGAAGAAAACCCCCTACTTTTGGAGATGCATCAGTCATTGCCCTGGAGTTattaaattctggatatgaatttGATGAAGGATCTATCATCTTTAATCGATTCAA GTCTGTCATCTCGTACAAGACAGAAGAAAAGCCCATCTTTTCGCTTGATACCGTTGCAAGTGCTG AGAGCATGAGTATCTACGATGATATTGATGCTGATGTGCTGAAGAATTACCAAGAATACAGTCTGGCCAACATCATCTACTATTCTCTAAAGGAATCCACCACGAGTGAGCAGAGTGCCCGGATGACGGCCATGGACAACGCTAGCAAGAATGCCT ctGAGATGATTGACAAATTGACTTTGACATTCAATCGTACCCGCCAAGCTGTCATCACAAAAGAGTTGATTGAAATCATCTCTGGTGCTGCAGCTCT GAACTAA
- the ATP5F1C gene encoding ATP synthase subunit gamma, mitochondrial isoform X3, which yields MFSRAGVAGLSAWAVQPQWYGSLRIQVRNMATLKDITRRLKSIKNIQKITKSMKMVAAAKYARAERELKPARVYGIGSLALYEKADIKAPEDKKKHLLIGVSSDRGLCGAIHSSVAKQMKSEVATLTAAGKEVMIVGVGDKIRGILQRTHSDQFLVTFKEVGRKPPTFGDASVIALELLNSGYEFDEGSIIFNRFKSVISYKTEEKPIFSLDTVASAESMSIYDDIDADVLKNYQEYSLANIIYYSLKESTTSEQSARMTAMDNASKNASEMIDKLTLTFNRTRQAVITKELIEIISGAAAL from the exons ATGTTCTCTCGGGCGGGCGTCGCTGGCCTCTCGGCCTGGGCCGTGCAGCCGCAATGGTATGGCAGCTTGCG GATCCAAGTTCGAAATATGGCAACTTTGAAAGATA TTACCAGGCGACTAAAGTCGatcaaaaacatccagaaaattACCAAGTCTATGAAAATGGTAGCAGCAGCCAAATATGCCCGAGCTGAGAGGGAGCTGAAACCAGCCCGTGTGTACGGAATAGGGTCTCTGG ctctGTATGAAAAAGCTGATATTAAGGCgcctgaagacaagaaaaaacacCTCCTTATTGGTGTGTCCTCAGATCGAGGGCTGTGTGGTGCTATTCATTCCTCGGTTGCTAAGCAGATGAAGAGTGAGGTAGCCACGCTCACAGCAGCCGGGAAGGAAGTTATGATTGTTGGAGTTGGTGATAAAATCAGGGGTATACTTCAAAG GACTCACTCTGACCAGTTTCTGGTGACATTCAAAGAAGTGGGAAGAAAACCCCCTACTTTTGGAGATGCATCAGTCATTGCCCTGGAGTTattaaattctggatatgaatttGATGAAGGATCTATCATCTTTAATCGATTCAA GTCTGTCATCTCGTACAAGACAGAAGAAAAGCCCATCTTTTCGCTTGATACCGTTGCAAGTGCTG AGAGCATGAGTATCTACGATGATATTGATGCTGATGTGCTGAAGAATTACCAAGAATACAGTCTGGCCAACATCATCTACTATTCTCTAAAGGAATCCACCACGAGTGAGCAGAGTGCCCGGATGACGGCCATGGACAACGCTAGCAAGAATGCCT ctGAGATGATTGACAAATTGACTTTGACATTCAATCGTACCCGCCAAGCTGTCATCACAAAAGAGTTGATTGAAATCATCTCTGGTGCTGCAGCTCTGTAA
- the ATP5F1C gene encoding ATP synthase subunit gamma, mitochondrial isoform X4, with protein sequence MFSRAGVAGLSAWAVQPQWIQVRNMATLKDITRRLKSIKNIQKITKSMKMVAAAKYARAERELKPARVYGIGSLALYEKADIKAPEDKKKHLLIGVSSDRGLCGAIHSSVAKQMKSEVATLTAAGKEVMIVGVGDKIRGILQRTHSDQFLVTFKEVGRKPPTFGDASVIALELLNSGYEFDEGSIIFNRFKSVISYKTEEKPIFSLDTVASAESMSIYDDIDADVLKNYQEYSLANIIYYSLKESTTSEQSARMTAMDNASKNASEMIDKLTLTFNRTRQAVITKELIEIISGAAALN encoded by the exons ATGTTCTCTCGGGCGGGCGTCGCTGGCCTCTCGGCCTGGGCCGTGCAGCCGCAATG GATCCAAGTTCGAAATATGGCAACTTTGAAAGATA TTACCAGGCGACTAAAGTCGatcaaaaacatccagaaaattACCAAGTCTATGAAAATGGTAGCAGCAGCCAAATATGCCCGAGCTGAGAGGGAGCTGAAACCAGCCCGTGTGTACGGAATAGGGTCTCTGG ctctGTATGAAAAAGCTGATATTAAGGCgcctgaagacaagaaaaaacacCTCCTTATTGGTGTGTCCTCAGATCGAGGGCTGTGTGGTGCTATTCATTCCTCGGTTGCTAAGCAGATGAAGAGTGAGGTAGCCACGCTCACAGCAGCCGGGAAGGAAGTTATGATTGTTGGAGTTGGTGATAAAATCAGGGGTATACTTCAAAG GACTCACTCTGACCAGTTTCTGGTGACATTCAAAGAAGTGGGAAGAAAACCCCCTACTTTTGGAGATGCATCAGTCATTGCCCTGGAGTTattaaattctggatatgaatttGATGAAGGATCTATCATCTTTAATCGATTCAA GTCTGTCATCTCGTACAAGACAGAAGAAAAGCCCATCTTTTCGCTTGATACCGTTGCAAGTGCTG AGAGCATGAGTATCTACGATGATATTGATGCTGATGTGCTGAAGAATTACCAAGAATACAGTCTGGCCAACATCATCTACTATTCTCTAAAGGAATCCACCACGAGTGAGCAGAGTGCCCGGATGACGGCCATGGACAACGCTAGCAAGAATGCCT ctGAGATGATTGACAAATTGACTTTGACATTCAATCGTACCCGCCAAGCTGTCATCACAAAAGAGTTGATTGAAATCATCTCTGGTGCTGCAGCTCT GAACTAA
- the ATP5F1C gene encoding ATP synthase subunit gamma, mitochondrial isoform X5, which yields MFSRAGVAGLSAWAVQPQWIQVRNMATLKDITRRLKSIKNIQKITKSMKMVAAAKYARAERELKPARVYGIGSLALYEKADIKAPEDKKKHLLIGVSSDRGLCGAIHSSVAKQMKSEVATLTAAGKEVMIVGVGDKIRGILQRTHSDQFLVTFKEVGRKPPTFGDASVIALELLNSGYEFDEGSIIFNRFKSVISYKTEEKPIFSLDTVASAESMSIYDDIDADVLKNYQEYSLANIIYYSLKESTTSEQSARMTAMDNASKNASEMIDKLTLTFNRTRQAVITKELIEIISGAAAL from the exons ATGTTCTCTCGGGCGGGCGTCGCTGGCCTCTCGGCCTGGGCCGTGCAGCCGCAATG GATCCAAGTTCGAAATATGGCAACTTTGAAAGATA TTACCAGGCGACTAAAGTCGatcaaaaacatccagaaaattACCAAGTCTATGAAAATGGTAGCAGCAGCCAAATATGCCCGAGCTGAGAGGGAGCTGAAACCAGCCCGTGTGTACGGAATAGGGTCTCTGG ctctGTATGAAAAAGCTGATATTAAGGCgcctgaagacaagaaaaaacacCTCCTTATTGGTGTGTCCTCAGATCGAGGGCTGTGTGGTGCTATTCATTCCTCGGTTGCTAAGCAGATGAAGAGTGAGGTAGCCACGCTCACAGCAGCCGGGAAGGAAGTTATGATTGTTGGAGTTGGTGATAAAATCAGGGGTATACTTCAAAG GACTCACTCTGACCAGTTTCTGGTGACATTCAAAGAAGTGGGAAGAAAACCCCCTACTTTTGGAGATGCATCAGTCATTGCCCTGGAGTTattaaattctggatatgaatttGATGAAGGATCTATCATCTTTAATCGATTCAA GTCTGTCATCTCGTACAAGACAGAAGAAAAGCCCATCTTTTCGCTTGATACCGTTGCAAGTGCTG AGAGCATGAGTATCTACGATGATATTGATGCTGATGTGCTGAAGAATTACCAAGAATACAGTCTGGCCAACATCATCTACTATTCTCTAAAGGAATCCACCACGAGTGAGCAGAGTGCCCGGATGACGGCCATGGACAACGCTAGCAAGAATGCCT ctGAGATGATTGACAAATTGACTTTGACATTCAATCGTACCCGCCAAGCTGTCATCACAAAAGAGTTGATTGAAATCATCTCTGGTGCTGCAGCTCTGTAA
- the ATP5F1C gene encoding ATP synthase subunit gamma, mitochondrial isoform X2: protein MATLKDITRRLKSIKNIQKITKSMKMVAAAKYARAERELKPARVYGIGSLALYEKADIKAPEDKKKHLLIGVSSDRGLCGAIHSSVAKQMKSEVATLTAAGKEVMIVGVGDKIRGILQRTHSDQFLVTFKEVGRKPPTFGDASVIALELLNSGYEFDEGSIIFNRFKSVISYKTEEKPIFSLDTVASAESMSIYDDIDADVLKNYQEYSLANIIYYSLKESTTSEQSARMTAMDNASKNASEMIDKLTLTFNRTRQAVITKELIEIISGAAALN from the exons ATGGCAACTTTGAAAGATA TTACCAGGCGACTAAAGTCGatcaaaaacatccagaaaattACCAAGTCTATGAAAATGGTAGCAGCAGCCAAATATGCCCGAGCTGAGAGGGAGCTGAAACCAGCCCGTGTGTACGGAATAGGGTCTCTGG ctctGTATGAAAAAGCTGATATTAAGGCgcctgaagacaagaaaaaacacCTCCTTATTGGTGTGTCCTCAGATCGAGGGCTGTGTGGTGCTATTCATTCCTCGGTTGCTAAGCAGATGAAGAGTGAGGTAGCCACGCTCACAGCAGCCGGGAAGGAAGTTATGATTGTTGGAGTTGGTGATAAAATCAGGGGTATACTTCAAAG GACTCACTCTGACCAGTTTCTGGTGACATTCAAAGAAGTGGGAAGAAAACCCCCTACTTTTGGAGATGCATCAGTCATTGCCCTGGAGTTattaaattctggatatgaatttGATGAAGGATCTATCATCTTTAATCGATTCAA GTCTGTCATCTCGTACAAGACAGAAGAAAAGCCCATCTTTTCGCTTGATACCGTTGCAAGTGCTG AGAGCATGAGTATCTACGATGATATTGATGCTGATGTGCTGAAGAATTACCAAGAATACAGTCTGGCCAACATCATCTACTATTCTCTAAAGGAATCCACCACGAGTGAGCAGAGTGCCCGGATGACGGCCATGGACAACGCTAGCAAGAATGCCT ctGAGATGATTGACAAATTGACTTTGACATTCAATCGTACCCGCCAAGCTGTCATCACAAAAGAGTTGATTGAAATCATCTCTGGTGCTGCAGCTCT GAACTAA